From Streptomyces chrestomyceticus JCM 4735, one genomic window encodes:
- a CDS encoding nuclear transport factor 2 family protein produces the protein MTSRPPLPPFDRESALKKVRAAEDAWNTRDPEHVALAYTEDTVWRNRDTFLTGRAEVTAFLREKWSRELDYALRKELWSFQDDRIAVRFQYEFHDATGQWWRGYGNELWEFTGEGLMRRREASINDVRISEAERRIFGPRPAEEDRSLIPVR, from the coding sequence ATGACGTCACGCCCCCCGCTCCCGCCGTTCGACCGGGAGAGCGCGCTCAAGAAGGTCCGGGCCGCCGAGGACGCCTGGAACACCCGCGACCCCGAACACGTGGCCCTCGCCTACACCGAGGACACGGTCTGGCGGAACCGGGACACGTTCCTCACCGGCCGCGCCGAGGTCACGGCCTTCCTCCGCGAGAAGTGGTCGCGGGAGCTGGACTACGCCCTGCGCAAGGAACTGTGGTCCTTCCAGGACGACCGGATCGCGGTGCGGTTCCAGTACGAGTTCCACGACGCCACCGGCCAGTGGTGGCGCGGCTACGGCAACGAGCTGTGGGAGTTCACCGGCGAGGGGCTGATGCGGCGCCGCGAGGCGAGCATCAACGACGTACGGATCAGCGAGGCGGAGCGGCGGATCTTCGGCCCGCGGCCGGCCGAGGAGGACCGGAGCCTCATCCCGGTCCGGTGA
- a CDS encoding TetR/AcrR family transcriptional regulator: MHQEEARVRLLDAAEELFYARGVQAVGMDEIRAASGVSLKRLYQSFPSKHELVESYLRHRDERWRAALADYVTEHAATPEDAPAAVFDWLHTWFTAPGFRGCAFINAFGELGAVSEGVARAARDHKDAVHAYVSGLVRELPADDPAALAEQLALLIDGAITTATISGTPDAALRARDAAVTLVRAAMPAGTRTRA; the protein is encoded by the coding sequence GTGCATCAGGAAGAAGCCCGGGTACGGCTGCTCGACGCCGCCGAGGAACTGTTCTACGCCCGCGGCGTCCAGGCCGTGGGCATGGACGAGATCCGCGCCGCGTCCGGAGTGTCGCTGAAGCGGCTGTACCAGTCCTTCCCCTCCAAGCACGAGCTGGTGGAGTCCTACCTGCGGCACCGCGACGAGCGCTGGCGCGCGGCCCTGGCCGACTACGTGACGGAGCACGCCGCAACGCCCGAGGACGCGCCGGCGGCCGTCTTCGACTGGCTGCACACCTGGTTCACCGCGCCGGGCTTCCGGGGCTGCGCGTTCATCAACGCGTTCGGCGAGCTGGGCGCCGTCTCCGAAGGTGTGGCCCGCGCCGCGCGCGACCACAAGGACGCCGTGCACGCGTACGTCTCCGGCCTCGTACGGGAACTGCCGGCCGACGATCCGGCCGCGCTGGCCGAGCAGTTGGCGCTGCTGATCGACGGCGCCATCACGACGGCCACCATCAGCGGCACCCCGGACGCGGCCCTGCGCGCCCGTGACGCCGCCGTGACGCTGGTGAGGGCGGCGATGCCGGCCGGGACGCGAACGCGCGCCTGA